CGCAAGGAAGTCATCCAAAGCAGCACAACAGCTGAAGTTCCAGCGGAGTAAACCCTATGGAAGCAACAACAATAACAAAACAAGGGGCGGCTGACGCCCCTTACTACCTCTCCCAATCGGACGAGTGTTCTGTTTTTGCCGCAGCCTATGACAACGGTCTTCCAGTGCTTCTCAAAGGCCCAACTGGCTGCGGCAAAACTCGCTTTGTGGCCCACATGGCTAAAAAGCTTGGCCGTAAACTCTACACCGTCGCCTGCCATGATGACCTGTCGGCGGCAGACCTTATCGGTCGTTACCTCTTGAAGGGTGGTGAAACCGTTTGGGTTGATGGCCCGTTAACCCGGGCTGTACGTGAAGGCGCCATTTGTTATCTGGATGAAGTGGTTGAGGCACGCAAAGACGTGACCGTCGTTCTGCACCCGCTTACGGATGATCGCCGCACCCTGCCAATTGACCGGACCGGCGAAGAGCTGGTGGCATCAAAAGATTTCATGCTGGTTGCCTCCTATAACCCCGGTTATCAGAATATTTTAAAGACACTCAAACCATCTACACGCCAGCGCTTTATCTCTCTTGAGTTCGACTTCCCTGCCCCTGAGCAAGAAGTGGATATTGTTGTTCAAGAGAGCGGGCTGGACAAAGCGACTGTAAAGTCTCTTGTCAGGCTAGCTGGTAAATTACGTGCCCTCAAAGGGCAGGATCTGGAAGAAGGCGTCTCTACCCGCTTGGTCGTTTATGCAGCGACACTGATTGCGCAAGGGATGAGCATTCCCCGCGCAATACAAGCCGCGATGATTGAACCTCTCACAGATGATGAGGATGTGAAACGCGGGCTCCAAGATCTTGTCGTGGTCGTTTTCGGGTGAGGCCTGACCAATGAGCAAGATCGACATAGAGCCATGGGAACCTGAAGAAACCGTCGGGAAACTATGGCATGCATTCGCAAGTCGCCTTGATGCACCTGAGGTGCATCACGGGGCCGCGGTCGACTTCAATGAAGTCGTCGGGCGGCTTGCAGTGCTATATCGGGGATTGGGAGGTAGCCACAGTGTGGAATTGCGCCCAGTCTCCGAAGAAGTCTCGGGACACAGGCTAAGCTTTCTGCGCCGTCTTGGCACAGAAAGTGAACTGACACCAAACGCAAGTTTCAATGGTGAAACCTTGCGTTTGCCCTCAAGCCTTGCCGTCTTTCCGAGCCGAGAAGCAAACTCCGCCCTTTATATCTGGCTGGCAGCCGCTGTTGCCCATGCCCCCCAATACTATGGTGATGAAGATCCGTTAAGGGCGGACCTGCGCGCATTACAAGTGGCCACTGTTATGGTGCGAGAAACCCTTAAAGGGGCACCTGGATTAAAGCAGAGTTACGCAGCGCTGTGTGATGGCTTGCTTCAGCAGCGCCCGCAACACTCTTTGCCCAAGGCTGAGGCGGCGGTTGACGCGCTCATCCGTCACATGCTGGGCGAACAGCTTGAGCTTGGTGAACTGGCCCTGTCTTACAAACACGCCATTGAAACAGAAAACTACTGTGATATCGCCGCGCCGCGCGGTTATAAACCTTATCGCCCTGTGGCACTTTGGCCAGTGCTGAGGCCTGTTGAATTTAACGAGGGGGAAGCCGTCGAAACGCGTGATACCGACGGGACGGCAGAAAGTGGCAGCGAGAAAATGCTGCGGGCCAAGCGGCATAAAACGGATCAGGCAGAGCGCAATGACAGCCTGATTTTGCACAAATTCGAAGCAATTCTGAGCTGGACCGAATTTCTAAATCTCAACCGCCGCGTTGATGACGATGATGAGGACAACGCGAAGAAGGCAGCGGATGATCACGATGAGATTGGTCTTGGACAAGTCTCCAAAGCTCCTGCAACCCGCCTAAAATTACATCTGGACCTTGCTCCTGAAGATGTGGACCGCGAGAGGTTGTCGGGCAAACTGCTTTATCCTGAGTGGGATGTTCGTACCGGTGTCTACTTGAAAGACCATGTATGCGCGCTCACAAGCCAAGCAGAGATCAAGGAAGAGAACGCCGACTTTACCAAGGACCCTCGCACTGCCCGCCGCATTCGAGCGGTAAAACGGCAGTTTGAAGCCTTGAGGCCCGCGCGTGTTATCACCCGCGGCCATCTGGAAGGCGATGAGCTTGATATGGATGCGACTGTTCGCTCCAGCGTTGAGCGCTATGCGACCGGTGAAGGGTCGGAGAGGATCTGGCTGCAATCACTTCCAGAAGCGCGCAATCTGGCGGTGTCAATTCTGCTGGATGTTTCACGCTCTACAGAAAGTGCAGTGGCCGACCGCACTGTAATTGACATTGAGCGCGAAGCCCTGACCGCTTTGTCGTGGGGACTGGATGCTTGCGGCGATGACTTTTCCATCACCGCTTTCTCCTCTCTCAAGCGCCACCGTGTTTATTTGCAAAACTGCAAGCGGTTTGGGGAGCCCATGTCAAAGCAGGTCGAGATGAAAATCGGTAGTTTGAGACCGGGGTTCTATACACGCTTGGGCGCTGCCATTCGACACAGCTCACAAGAGCTGGCAAGCCAAGCCAAAAAACGCCGCCTGATGCTTGTCATAACAGACGGCAAGCCGAACGACCTTGACCACTATGAGGGCCGACACGGCATTGAAGACACGCGCATGGCAGTGCTCGAGGCACGCAGACTTGGACAAGCTGTCTTCGGCATCACCATCGACAAATCCGCAAAGTCCTGGTTCCCGAGGCTTTTCGGACAGGGCGGCTTTGCCGTTATTCCTGAAGCGGACAAGCTGACACAGGCTCTACCTCAAATCTATCGTCAGCTGGTTGGTGGCTAATTAAAAAAACAAGAGGGGGCGTTAACCGGGTGCACACGGGCAGTGTTCCATCCGGTTAACGCCCCCTCTTATGCGATAGACTCTAGAAACGGTAGGCCACACTCACCATTGGACCATGCGTAATCGTGTCATAGATAAAGCGGTCTGACCCGCTCTTGTGGTTGTTATAATCCACGCTCAAAGCCTTATAACCCGCCATCATTTGCCAGTCCGAATTGATCTGGTATCCCAAATTACCTTGCAAATGCCATGCAATCTTGGAACCCACATCAAAGCCCCCGATATCTGCCTGCCCCTGAACGAATATTTGATCTGTCAGCCCGTATAACCCGCGCAGCCCCACAAAAGGATCGACCCAACGGCTATCAAGCCCGAAAGAGAAGTCACCAAAGCGCGTTCCGCTTACATCGAGTGAGAGATTTGTATCCCAATAGCGGGCTCCGGCAAGCACATCGAACGTGTATCGAGGTTCACTCAAAATTCGATAGAAAGCAAAACTCTCCCATATAGTTTGACCGGCGCTAAACCGAACTTTAGCATTGGGGAGGACATCCTCGTCAACCGTACCGACATTTAGATAGGCAAGGTCCGTTGCAACACCAAAACGGTGACGATAAAGCGCCTCTAACCGGAACAACACTCCAAAGCGGAGACTATTGAGTATATCGCTATGGCTGAAGTCAATGGACGTTTCGGGAAGTATCCCGACCGCCGCACTTCCGGTTATGGCAGGTGGCAAAAAATAGGGCTGGATGGTGAACTCCCAGTTCGCAAAAAACGATCGGGGTTCCAACTGGTCACTCGTATTTTTTGTATCTTCAAGGTCAGTGGCTTGTGCTGCGTGGGATAGCCCCCAAGCACCTGCATAACAAAGAACCAGAAATACCCTTAAGTTTTGACCGCTCATAGCTTGCACCGCCTAGATACCACCCTAGGCAATGAAGCACAGCGCCACCCTTTCGTCCCCTCCGAAATCCTAAAGGGGATTTTTTCAATCTGCTGCGGAAGTTACCCCAAAACATAACATTTAAGGGATCTGGCAAACATGATCTTGAAAGCACTCTTCTACACTCTGTGCAGCCTGTGACTATGAGTGGAGTGGAACAGTGATTGTGCGGCCTTTTCCTCTGGGGTTTAAACTATGTCTTTTCATAGCTGCATCCATTACCCTAATATTTTCTAGTAGTGCGCAGCAGAAGACCGCAGATAAACCCAACATTCTTGTCATCATGGCCGATGACGTCAGTTGGGACAATGTGGGCGTTTACAGTCAGGACCTTAAAAGCATCGAAACTCCCAATCTGGATCGTCTCGCCTCCGAGGGGATGCGCTTTACCGACTACTATGCCCAGCCCACTTGCACCGCCGGTCGTTCAGCCTTCATCACCGGTCAGCTGCCCATACGTACGGGGCTACACACCGTTGGCCTTCCCGGAGACCCGATCGGGCTGAGTGCAGAAGACCCGAGCCTTGCCCAGCTGCTAAAGAAGCTCGGTTATGCCACCGGTCAATTCGGGAAAAACCATCTTGGCGACCGCAATGAGTTCCTGCCAACCGTACACGGTTTTGATGAGTACTGGGGCTGGCTGTATCACCTCAACGCAATGGAATATGAAAGTGATCCAGACTGGCCTGACGAGCCCAAATTTAATGACGAATTTGCCCCCCGCCACCTGATTCACAGCTGGGCGCAGGAAGACGATGACCCGACAATTGATCCCAGATGGGGCAAGGTTGGTAAACAAAAAATTCAGGATGAGGGCCCCGCTCCACCAGAGCGGCAAAAAACGCTGGATGACGATGTAACCCGCTACACCATCGATTTCATGGAACGGTCGGTGAAAGAACAAAAGCCCTTTTTTGTCTGGATGGCCCCTGCCCGCGCCCATGTCTGGACCTACCTGAAAAAGGAATATGAAGACCAGCTTGGGAACGGGCTGGGCCTGCAAGACGTGATAATGAAAGAGCTGGATGACAATGTAGGCAAGGCGCTTGAGGCGCTGGACCGGCTTGGTATCTCACAAAATACCATTGTAATTTTCACCTCAGACAACGGACCGGAAACACTGACATGGCCCGACGGTGGCACCACCTTGTTTCACGGAGAAAAAGGAACAACATGGGAAGGTGGCTTCCGTGTGCCCGCAATTATTCGCTGGCCAGACAATGTTCCTGCCGGCCACGTGGAAAAGCAGATATTTGATGCCATGGATTGGATGCCGACACTTGTTGCGGCAGCTGGCGGCCCGCAAGACCTGCCGGCTAAACTAAAAGAGGGAATGGATGGCTATAAAGTCCATCTGGACGGGTATAACCAACTCGATTTGCTGAAGGGTACCGGCCCGTCAAAACGCAAGGAGGTTATTCTCTATGAGCGAACAGAATTGCAAGCAATACGCTATGGTGACTGGAAGGCACATTTTGTAATTCAACCTGAGGGGTGGTTTGGTCCTAAAGTCAAACTCAATGCGCCCATCCTTTACAATCTACGTAGAGACCCCTATGAGAAGGTGGCAGTTGAATCCGGGATGTATATAAAGTGGCTGGGAAAGAAAATGTGGGCGTTTGGCCCCGTTCAACGTCTGGTGCAATACCATCTTGAAACGCTGGAAGAATTTCCTCCGAGAGAACCAAAAAGCGGGGCCAATTCGGGGAAAAACAAGGCGCAACAACTGCTTGAAAATGTATTTTCACAGTAAGCGAGCGCTCGCGCTCCAATACTCAATAGAAAGGGACAGGCCTTCATGGATATTAGAAGTGTTTACCTGATAGTTATTGCTGTCGCGCTGTTTCCCATTGCACTTTCATATGGCGCAGCCCCTCATGTCAGTTTGTCCTTCCTATTTGGCATTGAAGGCATAACCCTCAATGAAGTTCACATATTTAGAGCGGTGATGGGCCTTTATCTAGCCACATTGATTTTCTGGATTTGCGGGGCATTCATAGCATCAATTCGCACAGCTGCCCTGTGGAGTCTGGTGGTATTTATGCTGGGCCTTGCAGCTGGACGCTTGTTTAGCCTAATGATGGACGGGGGCCCGAGCCAACTATTGATAATCTACCTTGTTCTAGAAATCATCTGCGCCGTGCTGGGACTTGCCTTACTAGCGAAGAAGGCACCGTAAACAGGCACTATCCATGCAGCTCGCAATTTCAATTTATATTTACATTCAGAGTTTTAGAGTAAAATATTTTCACGCTTAATTACTCATTTTAAACCGTAAGATACAAGTTACAAAACGCCAGCAACCACACAGCATACTAATAGTAAAATGGAGTTCTAATTACCTTCCGGTTTCTACGAGAAGCAACCACAGATCATCAATAGTTTAATCACCTCCCAGAGGTTATAAAGTCAAGGTTTCATCAGCAACTAGCTGTCTACAGCTGCAAAAACTGCCACATACAGTTGAGCTATTTTGTTATCCACTCTTTATATACACAACCAAAGCGTAATATTGTAAATTCAGATACTTTAGGTAAAGCAATCAAACACCTAATAATAGAAAAGTAATTTGTTTAACGATTTGAAAAATATGATTATTTTCATAATATAAGAGAATACTTATAAAACTCATTTTTTTGTAGGTCTTAATCTAACGAAAAACATACTTTTGAGAACATTCTAGGTAGAATAATATTTCAGATTGTTCTTTGTGTTTTCTTTTCAAGCCTTCTGAGATTTAACTCAAAACCGGTTCACATTAATTTCTATTAATATTTTCATAATCAGGAAAAGAATAGGTTGCCAAAAATAGATACATTCAGGGGCAACTTATGCTTAGATTTCAACCCAAAACACTGCGCAGCAGAATATGGATTGCCATTGCCATACTTTTTCTCTGTTTCATTGCAGGAACAGTGTTTCAATCCTATGTTCTTTATCAAAGTTTACTTGAGGCTAAACGTCATGAATTGAAAGCGGTTGTATCTTCTGCCCGCTCCATCACACAAGGTTACTACAGACAATTTGAAAATGGCACTCTAACAGAGGAACAAGCGCAACAAAGAGCCGCAGAATCACTCAAAAGCCTCCGGTATGACGGGAATGAATATGTTTTCATTTTCGGCTTCGATTATCGGGGAGTTATGCACCCGCTGAATGATGCGCTCTTGGGCCGAGATCTGTCCGGCGCCAAAGACGCTGATGGCAAGGAGTATGTGCGTGAGACTATCGACTTAGGCCGTTATAAAGGACAAGGCTTCATTGAGTATAATTATATAGATGAAAATAAAGAGGCCAACGACAAAATCAGTTATGTTGTCAGCTTTCCCGAGTGGAAGTGGGTTATCGGCTCCGGTGTCTATAAATATAAACTCTTTGATAACCTGAAAGAATCTCTATCCAAACCCGTTCTGATATTGGGTCCTCTAGTGCTCTTTGCACTATTTATCGGGCTTCTCATGGGGCGCCGGGTCGCCACAGCGGTAGACTGGCTTTGCTCCAGCCTTTTGAGTGTTGCAAGCGGGCGTCTGCAATTTGATGACCAGTTCAAGAAGGATACTGGAGAATTAGGGGATGTTCACCGTGCCCTGCACCAGTTCAGAGAGCAAAATGCGGAACATAAAAAGATGGAGGAGAACGTTCGCAGGAACTTTGATGCGAACGTGAAGCGCGAAAAACAGGTTATGAGCGCTATCGGGCAATTCCGGCAGGACTATCAAGAGGCAATGAACTCTCTGGGAGAATTGGCTCAGGATATGAAAAATGCGGCCCATGCATTCCGAGGCTTTGCACAAACATCCGAGCAAAGTGCCAATATGGCGTTT
This genomic window from Pseudovibrio sp. M1P-2-3 contains:
- a CDS encoding CbbQ/NirQ/NorQ/GpvN family protein, which gives rise to MEATTITKQGAADAPYYLSQSDECSVFAAAYDNGLPVLLKGPTGCGKTRFVAHMAKKLGRKLYTVACHDDLSAADLIGRYLLKGGETVWVDGPLTRAVREGAICYLDEVVEARKDVTVVLHPLTDDRRTLPIDRTGEELVASKDFMLVASYNPGYQNILKTLKPSTRQRFISLEFDFPAPEQEVDIVVQESGLDKATVKSLVRLAGKLRALKGQDLEEGVSTRLVVYAATLIAQGMSIPRAIQAAMIEPLTDDEDVKRGLQDLVVVVFG
- a CDS encoding nitric oxide reductase activation protein NorD, whose product is MSKIDIEPWEPEETVGKLWHAFASRLDAPEVHHGAAVDFNEVVGRLAVLYRGLGGSHSVELRPVSEEVSGHRLSFLRRLGTESELTPNASFNGETLRLPSSLAVFPSREANSALYIWLAAAVAHAPQYYGDEDPLRADLRALQVATVMVRETLKGAPGLKQSYAALCDGLLQQRPQHSLPKAEAAVDALIRHMLGEQLELGELALSYKHAIETENYCDIAAPRGYKPYRPVALWPVLRPVEFNEGEAVETRDTDGTAESGSEKMLRAKRHKTDQAERNDSLILHKFEAILSWTEFLNLNRRVDDDDEDNAKKAADDHDEIGLGQVSKAPATRLKLHLDLAPEDVDRERLSGKLLYPEWDVRTGVYLKDHVCALTSQAEIKEENADFTKDPRTARRIRAVKRQFEALRPARVITRGHLEGDELDMDATVRSSVERYATGEGSERIWLQSLPEARNLAVSILLDVSRSTESAVADRTVIDIEREALTALSWGLDACGDDFSITAFSSLKRHRVYLQNCKRFGEPMSKQVEMKIGSLRPGFYTRLGAAIRHSSQELASQAKKRRLMLVITDGKPNDLDHYEGRHGIEDTRMAVLEARRLGQAVFGITIDKSAKSWFPRLFGQGGFAVIPEADKLTQALPQIYRQLVGG
- a CDS encoding arylsulfatase, coding for MIVRPFPLGFKLCLFIAASITLIFSSSAQQKTADKPNILVIMADDVSWDNVGVYSQDLKSIETPNLDRLASEGMRFTDYYAQPTCTAGRSAFITGQLPIRTGLHTVGLPGDPIGLSAEDPSLAQLLKKLGYATGQFGKNHLGDRNEFLPTVHGFDEYWGWLYHLNAMEYESDPDWPDEPKFNDEFAPRHLIHSWAQEDDDPTIDPRWGKVGKQKIQDEGPAPPERQKTLDDDVTRYTIDFMERSVKEQKPFFVWMAPARAHVWTYLKKEYEDQLGNGLGLQDVIMKELDDNVGKALEALDRLGISQNTIVIFTSDNGPETLTWPDGGTTLFHGEKGTTWEGGFRVPAIIRWPDNVPAGHVEKQIFDAMDWMPTLVAAAGGPQDLPAKLKEGMDGYKVHLDGYNQLDLLKGTGPSKRKEVILYERTELQAIRYGDWKAHFVIQPEGWFGPKVKLNAPILYNLRRDPYEKVAVESGMYIKWLGKKMWAFGPVQRLVQYHLETLEEFPPREPKSGANSGKNKAQQLLENVFSQ
- a CDS encoding DUF4345 domain-containing protein, with the translated sequence MDIRSVYLIVIAVALFPIALSYGAAPHVSLSFLFGIEGITLNEVHIFRAVMGLYLATLIFWICGAFIASIRTAALWSLVVFMLGLAAGRLFSLMMDGGPSQLLIIYLVLEIICAVLGLALLAKKAP
- a CDS encoding cache domain-containing protein, which codes for MLRFQPKTLRSRIWIAIAILFLCFIAGTVFQSYVLYQSLLEAKRHELKAVVSSARSITQGYYRQFENGTLTEEQAQQRAAESLKSLRYDGNEYVFIFGFDYRGVMHPLNDALLGRDLSGAKDADGKEYVRETIDLGRYKGQGFIEYNYIDENKEANDKISYVVSFPEWKWVIGSGVYKYKLFDNLKESLSKPVLILGPLVLFALFIGLLMGRRVATAVDWLCSSLLSVASGRLQFDDQFKKDTGELGDVHRALHQFREQNAEHKKMEENVRRNFDANVKREKQVMSAIGQFRQDYQEAMNSLGELAQDMKNAAHAFRGFAQTSEQSANMAFSGAEEASSQVQSVASASEELTASIQEIRHQVDRTVSFVDTTKASAEGCREDALVLQGLNTDISEFLEEIKGISNKTKLLALNATIEAARAGEQGAGFAVVAMEVKGLAEQTEKAADELEAHVTSASSRTQNNVASLNQISQNVEQVVEFMTAISGSIEQQQASTQEISRSSQASAQGTEAAHESFSNVASSAGETRKKAEDLRKSADQITDSINALVSCTDSFLDKVQGQ